One Bradyrhizobium sp. CCGB12 genomic window carries:
- a CDS encoding M20 family metallopeptidase: MDNRSDIWRGIDTIKARFIDLSDKVWGIPEVCYTEARSAAEHLAELRHQGFRITENVAGIPTALMGEWGEGGPVIAFMGEYDALPGLSQEAGIAEHRPIETGGHGHGCGHNLLGSAALLAATAVKDWLAETKVPGRVRYYGCPAEEGGAAKAFMVRSGAFEDADIAITWHPHSFWEVAVTPSLANTRADFIFTGRTSHAAASPHLGRSALDAVELMNVGVNYMREHMPSDARVHYALLDTGGIAPNVVQAHARVRYSIRARDLPGMNELVERVSKIAQGAALMTETKVEMKIISAVSNILPNAPLEQALHRVMEELGPPHFDDADKSFASQIRATLSDKDIASVYYAIGMEPTDRPLADFLVPLDAKRNPLVGSTDVGDVSWVVPTAQVHAPTVAIGTPFHTWQVVAQGKSAHAHKAMVQAAKAMAGLGIKALTEPELIKSAKADLQKRTAKTPYVCPLPDHVAPPLDMSVA, translated from the coding sequence ATGGATAACCGCAGCGACATCTGGCGTGGCATCGACACCATCAAGGCGCGTTTCATCGACCTCAGCGACAAGGTCTGGGGCATTCCCGAGGTGTGCTACACCGAGGCGCGGTCCGCCGCCGAGCATCTCGCCGAACTGCGCCATCAAGGCTTCCGCATCACCGAGAACGTCGCCGGCATCCCGACCGCGCTGATGGGCGAGTGGGGCGAGGGCGGTCCGGTCATCGCCTTCATGGGTGAATATGACGCGCTGCCGGGATTGAGCCAGGAGGCGGGCATCGCCGAACACCGTCCGATCGAGACCGGCGGCCATGGTCATGGCTGCGGTCATAATCTGCTCGGTTCCGCCGCGCTGCTCGCCGCGACTGCAGTGAAGGACTGGCTTGCCGAGACCAAGGTGCCCGGTCGCGTGCGCTATTACGGCTGCCCTGCGGAAGAAGGCGGCGCGGCAAAGGCCTTCATGGTGCGCTCCGGCGCATTCGAAGATGCCGACATCGCCATCACCTGGCATCCGCACAGCTTCTGGGAAGTCGCGGTGACGCCCTCGCTCGCCAATACGCGCGCTGATTTCATCTTCACCGGCCGCACCTCGCATGCGGCGGCCTCGCCGCATCTCGGCCGTTCCGCGCTCGATGCGGTCGAGCTGATGAACGTGGGCGTGAACTACATGCGCGAGCACATGCCGAGCGATGCGCGCGTGCACTACGCTTTGCTCGACACCGGCGGCATCGCTCCCAATGTGGTGCAGGCCCATGCGCGCGTGCGCTATTCGATCCGCGCGCGCGATCTTCCCGGCATGAACGAGCTGGTCGAGCGTGTGTCCAAGATTGCGCAGGGCGCAGCGCTGATGACCGAGACCAAGGTGGAGATGAAGATCATCTCCGCGGTTTCCAACATCCTGCCGAACGCGCCGCTGGAACAGGCGCTGCACCGGGTGATGGAAGAACTCGGACCGCCGCATTTCGACGACGCTGACAAGAGCTTTGCCAGCCAGATCCGCGCCACGCTGAGCGACAAGGATATCGCCTCAGTCTACTACGCAATCGGCATGGAGCCGACCGATCGGCCGTTGGCCGACTTCCTGGTGCCGCTGGATGCCAAGCGCAACCCGCTGGTGGGCTCCACCGATGTTGGCGACGTGAGCTGGGTGGTGCCGACCGCGCAGGTCCACGCACCGACGGTTGCAATCGGCACGCCCTTCCACACCTGGCAGGTGGTGGCGCAGGGCAAGAGCGCCCATGCCCACAAGGCCATGGTGCAGGCGGCCAAGGCCATGGCCGGGCTAGGCATCAAGGCGCTCACGGAACCGGAGCTGATCAAGTCTGCCAAGGCCGATCTTCAGAAGCGGACGGCCAAGACGCCTTACGTTTGTCCGTTGCCGGACCACGTGGCGCCGCCGCTCGATATGTCCGTGGCGTAG